The genomic DNA CGATGGGCTTCTCAAGGACAGCAACTTTGACCGGTCACCGTTCACTGCTCTGAATCccgtcattttggatgaaaccATAGGCATTGCAAAAACTGATGATGCATGCATTGTATCATCTCCCATTCCCAACAACAGCGTGCAAGCACTCTGCACACAAAAAACGTAAAACAAATAAGAATTTAACTTCTTATTCCGTTAAAGAAAGAAATAAGAATTTGTATAACCTTTGCTCTGATAACTGCAGCTGAGGCTTTTGTTGCCATTGCTCTTGCAAGCGACTTCATATCCTTGATTGACGAGTCTTCAATCAACCTTTTGGGAAAAAACAATCAGTTAATCAACTGTCTGTTCTTATATAAGTTAACACTAGAGGATTTCGTTCTTTGACTTTGTTCTTGATGGTCAAACTAACCTTTCTACATCCGTGTTGACTTTTGATGAGGGAGACGGACTATCCTTGACTTCTCCTGGGAAAGTAAAGAAACAAATTAAACAAATTTCCAATTCCAATGCTGAACTGAgaaggggcaattttgtcattttggCCCAAATGGAGTAACGATAAATCCAAACGGGCCAAATGGGTTAAAACGAGAAAAAGCAATAAAGAATCTATGGGTAATAACAGGGTTGTATCGGGTTGTTTTGACCCATCAACACCTATTTGTTCATTTTCTTTGGATTTTATGAATAATTAGggtatattaaaaaataaaaatgatttaaaaaactACCAGGTCTAATCTAACCAACCTGCGACCGTTGTTTAGAAGTATCCCATTTTCACTCGAAAccaacttttgacccgttagccaACCCAACAACCCCTGGCCTAAACAGTTAACGCGGTAAaaaaatcggatatcggtcaaggaccgatatttgagatataggttatcgcagtgggatatcggtaattttaatatcatgtagaattttatatatataggcatatagcaatttaacactaacaatttagtatactctcctaccattaacaaattaaccttttgcaacttgcaaaagactaacaattgtagcaagtaggaactgattaagacttaaaacactaacatttaacactaacaattaacaatttTGACAtgaaacactaatagcagcaataagaagaaagacgaatgctataactaagaagaaaggtattGATATCGGGAAAATTGGTAATATATCGGTCCATATCGcagataatatcggtaccgatattggacaccgatattttacatgtggaccgataaccgatatatcaccgatattaacagCATAGCCCCTGGCCGTTTTGTCATCTCAAACTGAAGTTGTAATCAGGTGCTAGCAATGAAATTCCTATGAATAAAGAGTACATATACATACCTTTAGAGTCATCGGGTGCCAGCAATGAAATTCCTATGAATACGGAAATCATTCCCAGAATAAACATCACAGTCCTCAACGCATCAAAGACCTGATATAGAAACAAATAATGTCATATCTTATACAGAgatgttctctctctctctctctcacacacacacacacacacacacaaaaaaaaccTGATATTCCTGGAAATACACAAATCCAGTACAAATTGAGAAAAAGGTCCAAGCGATCTGAAGCATGGGGACTATAAGTATAGCATCAAACTGTGATAATCCTTCATTCAACCTTGCCATctgtaaaaaaatcaaattacTATTATCCATATTTGAACATTTATTTTGCATCCATTAGAAAGCAACATGTATGCAACTAATCATTACCCAAAATCCAGCAGTACATAGAAACAATACAAGAATCGAATACGTGAACCAGCTATCCAGGCGATACGAACTTGACATGGACAATCTTAAAAGATTCGAACTGCAAaagagaagaaaaaagaaaaatcatATGTTAAGTACAAGTAACCCGAATCGGAATGTATTCTAaagagttaattacgtttttcgtCCCCGTGGTTACCATTACAATCCGTTGGTTTAAAAATTTCCAAAACAGTACCAGTACTTTCATCCGTTTTCATGTGAAAGAAGAAAACGGAAAATTTTGCCGGAGATGAAAATTTCGCCGGATAAGATGACCAAAAAAAACATGGGGTATGTGAAGTCTTGAAACTTTGTGAAGTGGGACCCACCTTTAACtgtttatttttttagaattttattaTGCTTTTTTTTATTGacaggggtaatttggtcatttcacCAAAACTTAACAacataaatggatggagttagtcGAGGTGGGTCTAATTGAAACGAAAATGAAAGTACTGGTACTGTtttggcaatttttaaactaatgaactGTAATGGTTATTTTCAACAAACCACGGGGACAAAAAACGTAATTAACTCTACTCTAAAAGACCGTATCGTCAAGCAAGTACTCACAGTGACTTTGCAaaaagaaccgaacacgatcctACGGCCCCGGAAACAACAGCAAACGAAAACGGAAGCAGTAGTTTCCAGTAGGGCGTTAGTTCTTTCTCTGGGATAGCAAGCAGCAATTCACCTCTCCTGATTATCCGGATTTATATAAGCAATTTAATAAAAGTAAAACTTATATAATCAGTTAATAAGAATGCTTCTATTCTTCTAACCTGTATACGTAGTGATGCATGACAACCACTACCACCAAAAATAGACAGTAAAAAAGGAAGGTAATGTTACTGTACTTCTCTGCCAACTGCTCCTGTGTGTAAACTGTAAATATCCAAAAATAATtaattgagtaaaatgccattttcgtccctaaggtttggccagttttgcgactttcatccaaatgtttttgttattccgcatctggatccaaaaggtttgaaatcttgccattttcatccggctcgttaactccgtcCATGTTTCTCAGTTAAGTCAGAggtatttccatcttttttgttaatttaaagggcaattcggtggCATTTAGCATAGCGTACAAGTATTCAATATACCCTTAACGGagaaaaaagacgaaaatacccctaacttaatggagaaaaatggatggagttaacgagctggaggaaaatggcaagatttcaatccttttggatccagatgcggaaaaacgaACATTTGGaagaaagtcgcaaaactggccaaaccttaatagcattttattttaattaattcaAAAAGATAAAATCATActtcaaaaagtaaataaaagaaatgtGGTATACCAGGTGACTGGTGATTGCCAAATGCAACAAGAAAGGTGTTTCCGAGGACGATAAAAATTGTCGCAACTAATACTCTGCATAAGCAATTATAATATACAAAATTCAACGTTAATTTTAGATCACATAATTTACAAACAAACATGCTGCAGATTTAGAACATAGTCACATACTTGACAGTTACTGTTTTGCTCAAGACAAAGTAGGCAAATGCGATGTTTGACACAAATTGTACAGATCCCAATGCTGCAAGAAGTGACTGTTCAAGCAGAAAAATTGGAGTAAATTAGGGTAAATAAATAACAATAACATGAATGCTAGTTTGAAAGATCAAGTCCAATTAAAGGTAAGATATAGTCAACGTTCTATTACAATTCTTGAGAACAAAGAACATATTCATACTGACCTGGGCAGCGTATCCAAATGAAATAAAGTTAAGAGCGTTTCCAAAAGCGAAAAATAGAATACCTGTGACAGATCAGAATATATTCAACGTAAAGCATAATTTAGCAGTAAAgaacagaaaaaaaaattaaaaagaaaatttttACCTATTCTCCATGACTGGAAACTTATAATAGGCCTCAATATTGTCTTTCCGTCTATACCTTCACCTAGCATCGCGTGTCTGTCTCTCTAGAAAATGTTTAGAAGACCCAATAAaacttattaattattaatttattattcaTAACAAATATCATTATACAAGAAAGAAATATATGACAGAAAGAAGCTTTATGTACCTCATCATGACCCAATTTAAGAAGATTAGTTCCAAAGTTAATGGCAATGCTGCCAAAAAGATTGATGATAGCTCCAATCACCCACTCGCCCATAGATCAAATACCACTATGTGACAAGGGTATTTCTAGATTACGTAAGCAAGGGGGTGTTTAGACTCTAAAGAGCCAACTGCATGACACCAACACTTTCTCCAAAACCCACTAATGAGTCCACCTTGTGTTAATAAATCGGAAATGAATTGCCTGAAAGATTTTATTTCACATAAAACATAGAAGCTTTCAACCAATTAAAGCCACATGCATTGAGTGAGCAGACGTAATTGCAAAATTGAACGACTAATAATCACAAAAGGTTATAAGTTTTAACAGATAATAACAAGATTAGGTTCATTTTACGTATCAGGATAATTGCAGCACCAATTAAAGCACATGCATTTAATGAGCACAAGTAATTGCAAGATTAAAAGACTAATCATCATAAAAAGCTATAAATTACATCAGAGATAACAAGATTAAGTTCATTTTACATATTAGGATAATTGCAGAACCAATTGAGGCACATGCATTCAATGCGCGCAAGTAACCGCAGAATTAAACGACTAATATagtaataataaaaagttataatGTTAGCATATAACAACAAGAGTAAGTTCATTTTACATATCAAGATAACTGCAGCACCAATTGAGCCACATGCACTCAATGAGCACAGCTCACAAGTAATTACAAAATTAAACGACTAATAATCATAACAAGCTACAAATTACAACAGATAATAACAAGATTAAGTTCATTTCACATATCATAATATTTACAGAACCAATTGAGGCACATGCATTCAATGAGCACAAGTAATTACAGAATCAAAAAACTAATAATCATAAAAACTTATAACAAATAATAACAAGATTAAGTTCATTTCAATGAGCAAAAGTAATTGCAAAATTAAGAAACTAATAACCATAATAACTGGATTATTAAGTTCACTTTACATATCATAATAATTGCAGCATCaattgagatacacacattcaaTGAGCACAACTAATTACACAATTAAACACTCTCTTAGCTACAAAAAAGGCCTAATCAACTGAAATAAAACATAAACTAAATTAACAATAACAACATTACCAGATCCAAATCAAAACACAACAATCTAACAGCTTCCGTAACAATATATTCCCCAAAAATAACCGCAAATACATAAAGTTAACCGTATCAATCAGATCGGCTTTAATTCAAAATAATATTAGAGATCTGAGATGTAATATTACCTCAGCTTGCGTGAATGAAATCTGCAACCGTTGGATCAAATCTGTTGAATGATCTAGGGTTTTTCACGGAACAAATCTGGAGAATGTGTTTATAGTTTGATACACAAATGTACGATCTGTTCAACAACTCGGTGATTAACTGattttgaatttgaatatgaAGAACGTGAATCAAACAAGAATTTGAATTGAGATTGAAGTTGAAATTGAAACTGAAATTGAAatgaaattgaaattgaaaatgaaaattgaaGAGATGTGGTGTGTTTTTCGGACCAGGGGGTCAGGGCTGGTCCTGGGTAAACGACGTCGTAATCGGGGTGGGTGGCTATTTGCAAGGGGCATGTGTTATTCCAACGCATACAGTCGTCGGTGAAATGGAAATAAGCAACAGGAATTCTACGTTTGGGAGGAAATTACTAAAATGTCCTGATAGGTTTTTGAAGCCTTTGACTATTTCTCTTTGTTTTCTTTGTTGACTTTTTAttagaaaaacttatttttaagttaAGTTTCAACTCATTAGGTCGTATTCCATTGAAATTGGCCAAACATGTTCAATATTGGTTATATTATATTCGCATTTTGATATACTAACCATGCTTTGAAAATTGTCAAATAGTTGTTGAATATAATATATACTTTAGAGTAAATGTAGTGGTTTAGTGACGGGATTACTATTCATCATTTCCTTCTATTTTTGCAATTTGAGTCTTTGTGTTTTACCTACTTTTTTATTTATGTCACTCCCGTTATCTCCCAGTTAGTTGAACGTTAAACAAAAGGTACTTAATTACCTCCATTAAACCACATGAACGCAAATTACAGTTTACTCTTTTTCCCCTTTTCTCTCTCTACACCACATTCACCCAGCTGCAACCAcccttatgtcacaccccaaccaatgacGGAAAtgtcggagtgagacgaaaacgagattgcaagagacatcataaccactattgtgacaataatttaataggTGGCTTTTCATTTCATTTAAAACAAGTTCTAGTACAATACACAGAAGCAAATTTCGACAAATTGAAATCTAACAACTTAACAACAAAACATATAATTAATTATAGAAactaagtttttaaaagactgATGTACTATAACTTCCCTTGAAGTAGCAACCAACGTTAATTTTAATTTGTGAGCAAAGCACTAAACATAATACGCATAAGGACAATCCTTAAGAACAAGTGCTTGTAGCCAGTTCCATTCATGGTACCATCACCATCATAACCTTGGCCACGGATTTTACTAACATCAAACTGACACTGCAAAAGTTGTCTCCACGTGTGTTTTTAACGTTAATGATAAGGTATCTCTAACAAACACCAAATCCAAGAACGTTTCTCATAATGAAGatccaaaggttttattaaaaaatgCTCGTTCCATTTCTCTCTCATGTTACTAGCACCATCATAACCTTGGCCACGGATTTAACTAACATCAAACTGATATTACAAAAGTTGTCTCCACATATGTGTTTTTAACGTTAATGATAAGGTATCATTAACAAGAACCAAATCCAAGAACCTTTCTCGTATGATCCCTTATGCATCAACAAATCTCAAAACTATAGCCAATTGCTCGTTTTTCAACTCACCTCGTGACTCATCAACCATGACACAAAAGTATTCATACCCCCACCTCATTACGAATATGGTTTCTAACTTTATTTGCAATAACACTAAAAAGTTACTTTTTGAATATCTCAGTAAGTATACTTCGAATTACAAGGAGCATTTTCTACTATGACTTTGTATATTCGTTATGAGTTTCTTCAATTTCATCAACCTTTCTTTTTGGCTTTCCCATGATATTAAcctaaaatcaaaatcaaaatcataatTCACAAATGACAAATCAATAACCAAAACCCTAAAATTTCTATTTCTCTAAAAAAATGTGATGGAAACCGAAAACAAACAGGTTCGAACTGCAGCTTCACAGTTCCAATACTTGGAATTAAAGCCCACAATCATCAATTCGTCACTGTCACTTTGCTACTTCAGTAGTATGCGTGGGTGGGTTTAGGGTGTTCTTTTGGGCCTTTAGTTATTGGATTGTTATTGGGCTTTAGTTAAATATATTAAATGGATTAGGATTTATAGATTAGATAATTTTGTTGGGCTTTAGGTTAGTGGGTTACTAGATTTATTAGGCTTTGGATTAAATGGGTTAGTgggttatttttttatttttgggcTTTGAATATACAGGTGATTTAGGCTAaaagttttaaagaaaaaaatttaGGATGGAATGGACTAGACTCAATACATacaaaatttttggaaaaataccGGTAAAATACCTTACTAAGCGAAAAAacaaagagggggggggggggggggagaccTGGCCCGTATAAAGTTGCGCCCATGCTGATATAACCTGTTGGAAATTCATATATATGTATTAGTTCATCACATCATGATGAATAGTAACATATattgtcttttgtgtttttttttttttttaactataggtatttttttttcatttttgttttacaagtttatttcttatttttataattttgtcataaaaaagttaaacaagcttaattttttttatcagTTTTGGTTTTACGTTTTTTCCTGATTTTGTTCATCATTCGGTTGCTACTTAGCACAGTGTTTGGTAGTCATATTTGgttcattagtttttttttttcgttcGGTTGCTATTTAGCACGGTATTTGGTAGTTTTTTACGTCACGTGAGTCACTTGGTGTTAAAAAAATCGtatttttgttttatgtttttttccgGTTTTGGTCGTGGTTCGGTTCTTACTTAGCACGGTTTTACGCCCCCGGCCCCGCAACGTTGGTAACACGGTTTTACGCCCCACCCCCGCAACACGGGGAGCTTAAGACTAGTTCTAAATAATAACTATAACTATTGACTGCTTTTTAAGAGAAAATATGACATTGATTTCTAGTGTACTGTgaattttagtttatttattgaAACTTACAGGTTTTTGGAACTTATAATGTGTTCATAGCTTCTATAATTAAGACATGCATTACTAGTTAAATCATCAAAAAAATGCATGATATTACTTACTCCCGCCGCAGACACACTTCTCGCAAAATTTACAAAAAACTATATCATAGGGCCGGTCCTAGAATTTTGGAGAAGCTTTTAAATTTTTTTAGCTCGTAATTTCGGTTTGTATCTGACATGAAATATATTAGTAGGAAACTTATAAAGCACTTAACCATTATATAAGCTATGTGATTTCCCTAATCAAATAATGTTGGATCTAATACATAAATCAAATCTAAGTTGGTCAAAAGAGTTTAACCTAACAAATACAACTTACATTATGTGTGAAAGGGATTAAAACATGCTACTTATTTTAAGTATACTATTGTTATTAGTTAGAAAATGGGTATA from Helianthus annuus cultivar XRQ/B chromosome 7, HanXRQr2.0-SUNRISE, whole genome shotgun sequence includes the following:
- the LOC110868567 gene encoding probable magnesium transporter NIPA8, translated to MGEWVIGAIINLFGSIAINFGTNLLKLGHDERDRHAMLGEGIDGKTILRPIISFQSWRIGILFFAFGNALNFISFGYAAQSLLAALGSVQFVSNIAFAYFVLSKTVTVKVLVATIFIVLGNTFLVAFGNHQSPVYTQEQLAEKYSNITFLFYCLFLVVVVVMHHYVYRRGELLLAIPEKELTPYWKLLLPFSFAVVSGAVGSCSVLFAKSLSNLLRLSMSSSYRLDSWFTYSILVLFLCTAGFWMARLNEGLSQFDAILIVPMLQIAWTFFSICTGFVYFQEYQVFDALRTVMFILGMISVFIGISLLAPDDSKGEVKDSPSPSSKVNTDVERLIEDSSIKDMKSLARAMATKASAAVIRAKSACTLLLGMGDDTMHASSVFAMPMVSSKMTGFRAVNGDRSKLLSLRSPSGWNRIPVVEETVNMMDSISSEED